Part of the Catalinimonas alkaloidigena genome is shown below.
CTGAGTTGATTTGTCCATACTGATAAGTAAACTCTGTGGAAGGCAGTTGCAACACACTACCTTTCATTTTTTGTGCACTTAGTACTTCCAGTCGGGCATTGTTTACGGATGGGTGGTTTTCCAATCCTACTTCCAAAGCCCGGTCTAGGCTCAAGATAGCTGGTTCATTCTGAGCCTGACTGGCAAAAGGCAGACAAAGCAGGAGCAATACACCTAAGCCACTTTTATTAATGCGTGGAGCCTGATTGAAAAGTATATAGAGAATCGGAAGCACTACTAAAGTAAGCAGAGTTGCGGTGATCAGTCCTCCGATCACTACTGTAGCCAATGGCTTTTGTACTTCGGCTCCGGGAGAGGTAGAAAGTGCCATGGGTAAAAATCCAAGTGCAGTAGTTGCTGCTGTCATGATCACCGGACGCAGGCGGGTAAGCCCTCCCTTGATCACTACTTCTTTAAGATCAGTGATACCTTCTTCACAAAGTTGGTTGAAGTAGCTGATCAGCACAATACCATTGATGACTACAACACCAAATAAAGCAATAAACCCTACTCCCGCTGAAATGCTAAACGGCATTTCCCGTATCCATAGTGCTGTGATCCCTCCGATAGCGGAAAGAGGTACTGCAGTAAAAATCAGAATGGCATATTTGATAGAGCCAAAAGTGAAGTACAGCAGGATCAGTATCATCAGAAGGGCAATTGGAACGGCAACGCTGAGCCGGGCTTTGGCAGCCTGAAGGTTTTCAAAGTCACCGCCATAACCAATGTAGTAACCAGGCTGAAGGGCTAAATTGGCATCCAGTTTTTGTTGGACCTCTTCCACCAGACTTTCTATATCGCGGTTTCTGACATTGATCCCGATGGTGACTCTTCTTTTGGTATCCTCCCGGGAGATCTGCATCGGTCCTTCTTCGTATTCTACACTGGCTACCTGGCTTACCGGCAGATGTGTGCCATAACCATTATTGATGTACAATTGCTCCAAGTTTACATTTTGCCGGTCAGTCTCATTCAACCTCACCACCATGTCAAACTTCCTTTCTCCCTCAAATATGACTCCGGCAGATTCGCCCGCATAAGCTGCCCGGATGAGGGTGTTGAGTTCTTCAATATTGAGTCCATACTGGGCAATCTTCTGGCGGTCATAACGGATCATCAGTTGAGGTAGTCCTTCAACCTGTTCTACCTTTATGTCCGCGGCTCCTGGTATATCTCTGATGATAGCTGCCGCCTCATTGGCCCTGGCGAAAAGTTCGTTCATATCTTCTCCATATATTTTGACTGCGATGTCGGTCTTTACACCGGAAATCAGCTCATTGAAGCGAAGCTGAATAGGTTGGGTGAAGTCAAAACTGGCTCCCGCCACTACGTCCAGTTTTTCTTTCATCATGGCCACCAGTTCTTCCCGGGTTTCGGCAGTTACCCATTCATCCTTATCTTTCATAATGATCATGATATCGCCATCTTCAATAGCCATAGGGTCAGTAGGTACCTCGGCTGTACCGATTTTAGAGATCACAGCCTTCACTTCAGGAAAATTATCCAGCAGGATTTTTTCAGCTTTACTGGATGTTTTTACGCTTTCCTGTAGTGAGCTACCCGGCAGAATCGTCATCTGCATCGCGAGATCACCTTCTTCCAGCGTGGGAATAAACTCCCCTCCCAGGCGTGTAAAGCTGAATACACTTAGCAGGAATAAGACAAAAGCCAGGGCAACTACGGTTTTCTTATAATCAAGAGCTTTATCCAGTACCGGCAGATATACTTTCTTGAGGGTGTCAACGATTTTGTCAGAGATGTTCCTTTTATGTTTGATATCTTTCTTCAAAACCAAGGAAGCCATCATGGGGACATAGGTGAGAGACAAGAGCAACGCGCCCAGTATAGCAAAGCTCAAGGTCTGCGCCATAGGACGAAACATTTTACCTTCTATACCAGTCAGTGTTGTAATGGGTATCAATACCAGGATGACAATGAGTACCCCAAAAGCTGCTGACTTAAATATATTCTGAGCTGAATGATTTACTACTTCATCCATTTCGGTTTTTGATAGTTTTTTGCCCAGGTAACGGGTATTGAGTATATGGAGGACAGATTCTACAATAATCACTGCACCGTCCACTACAATGCCAAAATCCAGGGCCCCCAAAGACATCAGGTTGGCCGACACGCCAAAGGCCCGCATCATAATGAAGGCAAAAAGCATGGAAAGCGGGATGACTGAAGCCACAATTAATCCTGCCCTGAAGTTGCCTAGCAAAAGGACCAGTACAAAAATAACGATAAGGCCGCCTTCTACGAGATTATTTCTTACCGTTTTGATCGTTCTGGCTACCAGGTCAGAACGATCCAGATAGGGGACTATCTGTACTCCTTCGGGCAGTGATTTTTGCACCTGGGCAATTCTCTGGTGGACATTGTCAATTGCCTCGGAAGAGTTGGCATCTTTCAGCATCAGGGTGATCCCTCCAACCGCTTCTCCCTTTCCGTTTTTAGTCATGGCACCAAAGCGTTTGGCAGAACCAAACCGAACCTCTGCCACATCCTTCACGAGGATAGGTAGTTTGTTTCGCACATCAATCACAATATTTTCAATATCCTGAATCTGACTGATCAGCCCTTCAGCCCGGATGTAATAGGCATTACTATTCTTTTCAATATAACTTCCTCCGGAATTCTGGTTATTCGCTGCCAGTGCATCAAACACATCGGAAATGGTTAATCGGTGGCTTTTGAGTTTGGCAGGGTCAAGGGCTACTTCATATTGCTTAAGGTATCCTCCAAAACTGCTGACCTCTACAATTCCTGAAATGCCGGACAATTGTCTTTTCACGATCCAGTCTTGAATAGTACGCAATGACATGGCATCGTATTTGTCTTCAAAGCCTTCTTCTACCTCCAGTGTATATTGGTAAAGCTCTCCCAGTCCGGTAGTGATTGGCATAAGTTCAGGGCTACCTAAACCTGCCGGAATCTCGGCAGCCGCAATGGAAATTTGTTCACCTACATACTGGCGGGCAGTCATGGTAGGTACATCCTCCTCAAAGACAATAGTAACCACTGAGAGCCCATAACGGGAAATAGAGCGAATCTCCCTGACATCCGGAATGTTGGCCATGGTGATTTCTATGGGATAAGTAATAAATTTCTCTACTTCCTGTGGAGCTAAAGATTGGGATACTGTAACAACCTGCACCTGATTGTTTGTAATATCCGGGACAGCGTCAATAGGGAGCTCTTTCATGGAATAAATACCAAATCCGAGTAGAAAGAGCACCATAAGGATGACAACAAATTTATTGTTGACCGAGAGGTCAATGATCTTTTCAAACATGACAAGAATATGTATGGGTAAATAGAATGGTGCGTCACTTCAACAATGGCAGTTGAATGAAGCATGAACAAAAACTGAAAGGAGTGATTAGGTGTGGGGCGGCGCTCTAAGGGGAGCATCTTTCAAAATAAATTCAGCAAAGAGCTTGGGAGAAGCCTCAAGAGCAGTATAGGCCTTCTCTTCCTTGGTTTCTGTATTAAAATGAAGCAGGGTATGTAAAAAAGCCTGAGCTACAAACAGAAATGCAGGAAGGTCCTGTTGTGCTTTGTTGAAATTTTCAAGGTGGTTGTCTCCCAAATCCTGTGAAAATACACTATGCAGCAGGTTAAGAATACCACTATCACAATTTAATGCTTCTACGCCGAGAATAAATTCATCACCACTGATTTTCTGATGGGTATGCGGAAATACCGAATGCCCCAATATTAAAAAGCAAGCGAGAAACAATGGTAATATGTTGAACTTACGTAACATTTTCTGAAGCAGTGGGCTGTGCATTAATTCAGTGAATCAATGTAAGCATTTAAACAAAATAACCGTATTTTACTTTAGATAAAAGCAAGTTGCACAATTTATAGAGGATCTAATTAGTAGCCCTAACATCCAAATGCATGCGTAAGAAATCTGTGATCATTGGAAGCATTGCCATTGGGCTGCTTATCACCTTACTGATAGGAATCCAACTCTTTGTAGCCTTCTGGATCAAACCCGTACTGGATGCAGTCTTCAAAGAATCGGTGAGCTATTATTCTTCGGGCTTATATAAGGTGACTTATAGTAATATGGGCATTCATCCTTTTCAGCAGACAGTAACATTCAAAGAATTTCAGCTTACTTTTGATAGTGCACGTGTAGAACAGGAAGACAGCCTCAAGAGCAGAAAGTGGGTGTCGGCTAATGTAGGTGACTTTGAACTCGGGCTAGGCAACTTTTGGCGAATGATACCACAGCGTTATCTACTGGTAGAAGAGCTTAATATTAAGTCACCACACCTTACTATTTATGACTATTCATCAAATAAAGTAAAGAAGAAGAAAGACACAGTTAATCTAGATAAGATTCAACAGTTTGATGCGCATGCGCTCATTGAAGAATATTTTGACTCCTTGGATGTTGAGCAGTTGAACATTAATGATGCAAATATCAAATGGGTAAACCGGGTAGAAGAGCAGTTACCCTTTAACTTGGGAGATATCAACGCTAATATCAGGAAACTTCATGTTGACTCCAGCACTGTGAATCGTAATTATGGATACCCTTATGCCAAAGAGTTTGTACTCAAGGTTGAAAATTCCTCATTTACCACGCCAGACAGTTTATATACATTTAAACTTGGCATGGTACAGGCTGACCCGGTGGCAGAACAGCTTATTGTTGAGCGCTTTTCTGTAGAACCTCAAAAATCTCTGTACCAGTTTGCACGTGACATCGGACATCAGGCAGACCGGATCAACTTAAACGTTGCCAGGCTTGATATGGAGCAGATAGACCTGCATTACCTGGTAAGTGATCTGGCATTTTTGGTAGGAAAAATCACCATAGAAGATGCAGATTTATCAGTCTTTAAAGACAAGCGACTGCCCGAAGCTCCACAGGAAACCAAACCTATGGTGCAGGAAGCGATAATGAATATCCCTATTCCTTTTAGATTGGATACACTTCAGCTGAAAAGAGGGCATATTGAATATCAAGAACAAATTGAAGATGCCCGTGAGCCTGGGACCATTACCTTTGAGGAGCTGTACATGAGTGCATATCGTATTACTAACCTGGATAGTTTGCGAGCGCAAAACTTGGAAGTTGACGTCCAAACCAGGTTTATGGGCAAAAGTACCATGGATATTCATTTCAACTTTCCGCTTAACAGCCCGAACAATCAGCATTATATACAGGCGGAAATGTACGAAATGCCCTTACAAAGTATGAATGTAATGCTGGAAAATACTGCCTTTGCGAGTATTGAAAGTGGCTATGCTTATGCTGTGAAATTCAATATTAGCGCCAATGAAAAGTCGTCAAGCGGTGACATGCATTTTGCCTACAAGGACCTTAAAATTGCGCTTATCAATAAAGACAATCCTGATGATCCTAAGCTTAAAGAAGTGGTAGGTTCTATTCTTGCCAATGCTTTTGTCGTTAAAACAGATAACCCCTCCAGCAATTCTCAACCTTTACGCATTGGAAAAATTAATTTTGAACGTGACCCCAATAAGTCTGTATTCTCCTACTGGTGGAAATCGCTCCTGAGTGGAATGAAAGGGAGTATGGGGCTGCGCGACGAAATCCCGGGAGCAAATTCTGAAGCCAGTAAAGGAGATGAGAAGAAAGGCTTTTTCAAGAGACTGTTTAAGAAAGACAGTTCAGAATAGGAGAGACTACAGATAAGTCCGGCGGCAGCTTTTTTCTCTATTCCGGTATAGCTATAGCAGGTAAAGGTCTTACAGTTATGGTCTTTTGTCTAATTATCCGGTGTCCTTCCTTGCGGTTTGTACAATTTCCTTATTTTTGAGGCTCTACCCAAACCCAAAGAATGATGGAAATGAACAAAGCATCACAGGATCAACTTGATGGCCCTCCTTTTTTTAAACGATGGTCAGGTATGTACTGGCTGGTTATAGGCAACTTAGTTTTTCTCATCATTTTATTTTATCTCCTCACCGCCTATTATTCATGAGCACCATAGACTGGATTATTCTTTTCGGTACATTAATGTTTATTGTAGGTTATGGTGTTTATAAAACGCGTGGTAGTAAAGACATTGAAGGCTACCTGAAAGGTGGAAATAGCATGAAGTGGTGGACTGTAGGGCTTTCAGTCATGGCTACCCAGGCCAGTGCGATCACTTTCCTTTCCACCCCAGGTCAGGCATTTGAAGATGGAATGCGTTTTATCCAGTTTTATTTTGGCTTGCCCATCGCCATGATTATCATCTCGGTCACCTTCATTCCTATTTACTATAGACTGAAGGTATATACCGCCTACGAATACCTGGAGAGCCGATTTGACCTCAAAACACGCACTCTGGCAGCGATACTTTTTTTGATACAAAGGGGGCTTGCCGCCGGAATTACCATTTATGCTCCAGCCATCATTCTTTCTACTATACTTAACTGGAACCTGAACCTTACCATTATCATCATTGGCACGCTGGTCATTATCTATACTGTGAGCGGTGGTACAAAAGCAGTGAGCCAGACCCAGAAGCAGCAAATGGCCGTGATGCTGGGAGGGATGATCATTGCCGCCTTTGTGATCATTGATCTGTTGCCTGAAGATGTTTCCTTTGGAAATGCCATGGATGTAGCCGGTAATATGGGACGTTTTAATGTAATTACTTTTGACCTGGATTTTTCTAACCGCTATAATGTATGGTCAGGCTTGACCGGAGGTATGTTTCTGGCGCTATCCTACTTTGGTACTGATCAGTCGCAGGTACAGCGCTATCTTTCCAGTAAGTCGGTAGCACAAAGCCGCCTGGGCTTGCTGATGAATGGGCTTTTGAAAGTGCCGATGCAATTTTTAATCCTATTCGTTGGCGTTCTTGTTTTTGTATTCTACCAGTTTTACCAGCCACCGGTATTCTTCAATGAGGCAGTAAGCCAGCAGATAGTTCAAAGTGAGTATGCTGATGACTGGAAGGAACTGGAAGAAAAACATAGTGCTACATTTGAGCAAAAGCGAGAAGAGATCAACGGCTTCCTGCAGGCTTCAGAAGCGAATGATGAAGCAAAGATGACTACAAGCAAGGACGCTGTAAATCAGCTTACTGAAGAACAAGCCGAGATACAAAATGAGGTCAAACAACTGGTAAATCTGGCTTTGCCCTTAGCTGAAACAAAAGATACCGACTATGTATTTATCAGTTTTATTATGAATCACTTTCCTACCGGATTGATAGGCTTGTTGCTGGCGGTTATCTTTTCAGCAGCCATGTCTTCTACCGCTTCCGAACTCAATGCTTTAGGTTCTACCAGTGTAGTGGATTTGTACAAAAGGTCATTTAAAAAAGAAGGATCACCGCGCCATTATCTCAATGCTTCGCGCCTTTTTACCTTGGCGTGGGGTATTCTCGCCATCATTTTCGCCGCTTTTGCCTCGCTCGCTGATAATCTGATTGAGTTTGTCAACATCGTTGGCTCCATCTTTTATGGTACAATACTGGGGATCTTTTTAGTGGCGTTTTATATCAAATATATCCAGTCTAATGCGGTATTTATTGCTGCCTGCATAGCCGAAGCTACAGTGATGTACCTTTTCTTCACCACAGAAATAGGCTTTCTCTGGTTCAATGTCATCGGTTGTGCGTTGGTAGTGTCTATTGCCCTATTCATACAACTAATGATCGGTAAACCAAAAGCTGCTCAAAATTAGAAAATTAAAAAGGAGATAAAGGTTTCTGATAAACCAAACACTAACAATACAAATGCATATATATTTCCTAAAATAAATATTTTGACCAGTGTCTTGAGCCCTCCTTGTTGGTATACCTTTTGAAAAGAAATAAAAATATAAATGGTAATCAATGCCTGAAGCGCCAGGTACACCCATACTCCGCTCATAATGCCCCCAACATCTACCAGTAGATTGATGAGCAGAAGTACACTTGTCAGAAAAAAAGCAAACGAATGTAGGTGAATACCATGAATCAGGTGGTTCATATATAGGTGTTTGTGCCTGAAATAGAGAAGCTTGAGTATGAAAGCAAAGAGAGGCAAGAGCATAAACATCATGATTGGGGCATTCTGCATGACATAGGCAACAAATACCTCAAAATCCTGGCGAACTACCTTGCGCAACTGCCTGAACGCTAGACTTCCAAAATAAGAATCCAATCTGACATTGATCTCACCAAAAGATCGTAATGAATCCAGGGCTTCGTAGTCTGATAAAGTCTCATCTTCCAGTATAGAGCCCATAATTTCCCACTGATTGATGACGACTGAATCAAGCGGGTTAGAAAGGGAGTCTTGCAGTAAAGCTACATTTGTATCCTTACTACTTTCTTCGGGAACTATATTATCGGTTAACCACAGCGTACTGAGAAAAAAGAAAACTACACTAATGATGATGTACAGCCGCAGAGGGTGTACATAACTGACTCTTTTGCCTTCGTTGAAACGTAGCGTAAGAAAGCCCGGTGCTATGACGAAGGGTTTGATACTTCGGGCAAAATTGGTATCAAATGAGAAATAGTTGATGAAAAACTCTTTCACCAGCGTTCCAAATGATACGTTCTGGTCATTATTCTCCTGTCCGCAGCGAGGGCAGTAATGATAAATTTCATTGAGTGATAGCCCACAGTTGAGGCAATCTTTCGTTTTTCTACGGATTCGCATACTTTAAAATCAAAAGG
Proteins encoded:
- a CDS encoding CusA/CzcA family heavy metal efflux RND transporter, whose product is MFEKIIDLSVNNKFVVILMVLFLLGFGIYSMKELPIDAVPDITNNQVQVVTVSQSLAPQEVEKFITYPIEITMANIPDVREIRSISRYGLSVVTIVFEEDVPTMTARQYVGEQISIAAAEIPAGLGSPELMPITTGLGELYQYTLEVEEGFEDKYDAMSLRTIQDWIVKRQLSGISGIVEVSSFGGYLKQYEVALDPAKLKSHRLTISDVFDALAANNQNSGGSYIEKNSNAYYIRAEGLISQIQDIENIVIDVRNKLPILVKDVAEVRFGSAKRFGAMTKNGKGEAVGGITLMLKDANSSEAIDNVHQRIAQVQKSLPEGVQIVPYLDRSDLVARTIKTVRNNLVEGGLIVIFVLVLLLGNFRAGLIVASVIPLSMLFAFIMMRAFGVSANLMSLGALDFGIVVDGAVIIVESVLHILNTRYLGKKLSKTEMDEVVNHSAQNIFKSAAFGVLIVILVLIPITTLTGIEGKMFRPMAQTLSFAILGALLLSLTYVPMMASLVLKKDIKHKRNISDKIVDTLKKVYLPVLDKALDYKKTVVALAFVLFLLSVFSFTRLGGEFIPTLEEGDLAMQMTILPGSSLQESVKTSSKAEKILLDNFPEVKAVISKIGTAEVPTDPMAIEDGDIMIIMKDKDEWVTAETREELVAMMKEKLDVVAGASFDFTQPIQLRFNELISGVKTDIAVKIYGEDMNELFARANEAAAIIRDIPGAADIKVEQVEGLPQLMIRYDRQKIAQYGLNIEELNTLIRAAYAGESAGVIFEGERKFDMVVRLNETDRQNVNLEQLYINNGYGTHLPVSQVASVEYEEGPMQISREDTKRRVTIGINVRNRDIESLVEEVQQKLDANLALQPGYYIGYGGDFENLQAAKARLSVAVPIALLMILILLYFTFGSIKYAILIFTAVPLSAIGGITALWIREMPFSISAGVGFIALFGVVVINGIVLISYFNQLCEEGITDLKEVVIKGGLTRLRPVIMTAATTALGFLPMALSTSPGAEVQKPLATVVIGGLITATLLTLVVLPILYILFNQAPRINKSGLGVLLLLCLPFASQAQNEPAILSLDRALEVGLENHPSVNNARLEVLSAQKMKGSVLQLPSTEFTYQYGQINSELKDPMWQINQSFGSLLAHGQRSNYVNQQIALNETELALAQKQLEKEIKSAYYKWVYEHELLQQRLEELNLYSDYSQKVQLRYESGDSDLLEKTLSESQYSNARNAVVKQKDQVRIAENTLKQLMYHSELGQISPDGDTLLAIDFQAESLANSTNTLLVDKSQKTLNLSQSLVKLESSMFFPELSVAYFKQNISDSEVRLKNLQGWQVGVAFPVWFFPQKSKISRAKIQEQQALNRMEYMQYNVAQEIDKLLLQLSQAEKQLNYYTETALPQAEIILNTANLQLAQGEIDYFRYLQSITTAIQIKIDYLSSLNEYNQAVINLEFYQ
- a CDS encoding DUF748 domain-containing protein, with translation MRKKSVIIGSIAIGLLITLLIGIQLFVAFWIKPVLDAVFKESVSYYSSGLYKVTYSNMGIHPFQQTVTFKEFQLTFDSARVEQEDSLKSRKWVSANVGDFELGLGNFWRMIPQRYLLVEELNIKSPHLTIYDYSSNKVKKKKDTVNLDKIQQFDAHALIEEYFDSLDVEQLNINDANIKWVNRVEEQLPFNLGDINANIRKLHVDSSTVNRNYGYPYAKEFVLKVENSSFTTPDSLYTFKLGMVQADPVAEQLIVERFSVEPQKSLYQFARDIGHQADRINLNVARLDMEQIDLHYLVSDLAFLVGKITIEDADLSVFKDKRLPEAPQETKPMVQEAIMNIPIPFRLDTLQLKRGHIEYQEQIEDAREPGTITFEELYMSAYRITNLDSLRAQNLEVDVQTRFMGKSTMDIHFNFPLNSPNNQHYIQAEMYEMPLQSMNVMLENTAFASIESGYAYAVKFNISANEKSSSGDMHFAYKDLKIALINKDNPDDPKLKEVVGSILANAFVVKTDNPSSNSQPLRIGKINFERDPNKSVFSYWWKSLLSGMKGSMGLRDEIPGANSEASKGDEKKGFFKRLFKKDSSE
- a CDS encoding sodium:solute symporter, which encodes MSTIDWIILFGTLMFIVGYGVYKTRGSKDIEGYLKGGNSMKWWTVGLSVMATQASAITFLSTPGQAFEDGMRFIQFYFGLPIAMIIISVTFIPIYYRLKVYTAYEYLESRFDLKTRTLAAILFLIQRGLAAGITIYAPAIILSTILNWNLNLTIIIIGTLVIIYTVSGGTKAVSQTQKQQMAVMLGGMIIAAFVIIDLLPEDVSFGNAMDVAGNMGRFNVITFDLDFSNRYNVWSGLTGGMFLALSYFGTDQSQVQRYLSSKSVAQSRLGLLMNGLLKVPMQFLILFVGVLVFVFYQFYQPPVFFNEAVSQQIVQSEYADDWKELEEKHSATFEQKREEINGFLQASEANDEAKMTTSKDAVNQLTEEQAEIQNEVKQLVNLALPLAETKDTDYVFISFIMNHFPTGLIGLLLAVIFSAAMSSTASELNALGSTSVVDLYKRSFKKEGSPRHYLNASRLFTLAWGILAIIFAAFASLADNLIEFVNIVGSIFYGTILGIFLVAFYIKYIQSNAVFIAACIAEATVMYLFFTTEIGFLWFNVIGCALVVSIALFIQLMIGKPKAAQN
- a CDS encoding DUF3667 domain-containing protein; the encoded protein is MRIRRKTKDCLNCGLSLNEIYHYCPRCGQENNDQNVSFGTLVKEFFINYFSFDTNFARSIKPFVIAPGFLTLRFNEGKRVSYVHPLRLYIIISVVFFFLSTLWLTDNIVPEESSKDTNVALLQDSLSNPLDSVVINQWEIMGSILEDETLSDYEALDSLRSFGEINVRLDSYFGSLAFRQLRKVVRQDFEVFVAYVMQNAPIMMFMLLPLFAFILKLLYFRHKHLYMNHLIHGIHLHSFAFFLTSVLLLINLLVDVGGIMSGVWVYLALQALITIYIFISFQKVYQQGGLKTLVKIFILGNIYAFVLLVFGLSETFISFLIF